A region of Planococcus sp. MSAK28401 DNA encodes the following proteins:
- a CDS encoding homoserine dehydrogenase, which translates to MTHKLAFIGFGVVGQGLAEILQNKRQSLKEQEGFEAKVVAISDFKKGSLYHPDGLDLEAVLDAVQKTGSLESYPKKEGLVTGWNSLETIRQSNADTVVEVSYTDVKTGQPAIDHCRAAFQSGKNVVMTNKGPVALAYQELSALANKHNVSWGFEGTVMSGTPALRMPKLTLAGNDITEIRGILNGTTNFMLMRMDEGETYEAALKEAQKLGYAEADPTSDVEGFDARYKIAILTQHVMGMPLSVEDIECTGISKMTPELIEQARVEGKRWKLIASAKKENGLVSAKVAAEKVPLDDPLAGVSGAFNAITYETDLLGPVTLSGAGAGKTETGFSLLIDLLTIAKARKAVRS; encoded by the coding sequence ATGACACATAAACTGGCATTTATCGGATTCGGCGTCGTCGGCCAAGGGCTCGCGGAAATCCTGCAAAACAAACGGCAAAGCCTGAAGGAGCAGGAAGGTTTCGAGGCGAAAGTCGTCGCGATATCCGATTTCAAGAAAGGCTCGTTATACCATCCGGATGGGCTCGATCTCGAAGCGGTCTTGGACGCTGTACAAAAGACCGGAAGTTTGGAAAGCTACCCGAAAAAAGAAGGGCTCGTCACGGGCTGGAATAGCCTTGAGACGATTCGGCAATCGAACGCTGACACGGTGGTGGAAGTCTCCTATACCGACGTGAAAACCGGCCAGCCGGCAATCGACCATTGCCGCGCAGCTTTCCAAAGCGGCAAGAATGTCGTCATGACTAATAAAGGGCCGGTTGCGCTCGCGTATCAGGAGCTCTCGGCGTTGGCAAATAAGCACAATGTCTCCTGGGGCTTTGAAGGTACGGTCATGAGCGGGACGCCTGCCTTGCGGATGCCGAAACTAACGCTTGCCGGAAATGACATCACTGAAATCCGCGGCATCTTGAACGGCACGACCAATTTTATGCTCATGCGCATGGACGAAGGTGAGACTTATGAAGCAGCGCTCAAGGAAGCACAAAAGCTCGGCTATGCAGAAGCGGACCCGACGAGCGATGTCGAAGGGTTCGATGCGCGCTATAAGATTGCCATCCTTACGCAGCATGTCATGGGTATGCCTTTATCCGTCGAAGACATCGAATGCACAGGCATTTCGAAAATGACGCCGGAACTGATCGAACAAGCACGCGTTGAAGGCAAGCGCTGGAAGCTGATCGCTTCGGCAAAGAAAGAAAACGGGCTGGTTTCAGCGAAAGTCGCGGCGGAAAAAGTGCCGCTGGATGACCCCCTTGCTGGTGTTTCAGGAGCATTCAATGCCATCACTTACGAGACCGACCTGCTAGGGCCGGTCACCTTGAGCGGCGCAGGAGCAGGCAAAACAGAAACCGGCTTTTCCTTGCTCATCGACTTATTGACGATCGCGAAAGCCAGGAAAGCGGTGCGGTCATGA
- the ilvD gene encoding dihydroxy-acid dehydratase: protein MKKDLRIKSKVFSEGPMKAPNRAMLRAVGVTDEGFEQPMVGIASTWSEVTPCNIHIDELARAAKKGAQGAGAVPFIFNTITVSDGISMGTEGMKYSLSSRDVIADSIETVVGAESLDGLVAIGGCDKNIPGCLIAIANSEVPAVFVYGGTIAAGRYNSQDIDIVSVFEGVGQHNNGTIDDAALRKIECSACPGAGSCGGMYTANTMASAAEAMGMSLPGSSSNPAVSEYKEADCEAAGAAVHNLLELGIYPKDIMTKEAFENAITVVMALGGSTNAILHLLAIAHAAEVDLTIDDFNRLQKTVPHIADLKPSGKYVMQDLHRVGGVQAVMKVLLEAGYLHGDCMTVTGKTVAQNLQEAPSLTEGQDVIMPFDNPKRKDGPLIVLKGNLSPTGAVAKVSGVKVNRHTGPARVFDNEKEATAAVMANEINDGDVLVIRYVGPKGGPGMPEMLSISAILVGKGMGESVALLTDGRFSGGTHGLVVGHISPEAQSGGPIALLKEGDMVTIDSDLQEISMDVSEEELEKRRSEWVAPPLHRKGVLGKYAHNVSCSSKGAVTDYLNR from the coding sequence ATGAAGAAGGATTTGCGCATCAAGAGTAAGGTTTTCAGCGAAGGACCGATGAAAGCCCCGAACCGGGCCATGCTGCGGGCGGTCGGAGTGACAGATGAAGGCTTCGAGCAGCCAATGGTCGGCATCGCGAGCACATGGAGCGAAGTCACGCCCTGTAATATACATATCGATGAATTGGCGAGAGCCGCGAAAAAAGGCGCTCAAGGAGCCGGGGCTGTCCCGTTTATCTTCAACACCATCACCGTTTCTGACGGAATTTCGATGGGCACGGAAGGCATGAAGTATTCACTATCGAGCCGCGACGTCATCGCGGATTCCATTGAAACTGTTGTCGGTGCGGAAAGCCTGGACGGGCTTGTGGCAATCGGCGGCTGCGATAAAAACATTCCCGGCTGTTTGATTGCCATCGCCAATTCCGAAGTGCCGGCCGTATTCGTCTACGGCGGCACCATCGCAGCAGGGCGCTATAATAGCCAGGATATCGACATCGTTTCCGTCTTCGAAGGCGTCGGCCAACATAATAACGGCACCATCGACGATGCGGCGCTGCGCAAAATCGAATGCAGTGCATGCCCTGGCGCAGGTTCATGCGGCGGCATGTATACGGCGAATACCATGGCGTCAGCAGCTGAAGCGATGGGCATGAGTTTGCCTGGAAGTTCTTCGAATCCGGCAGTGTCTGAGTACAAGGAAGCGGACTGTGAAGCTGCAGGTGCTGCAGTGCATAATCTGCTGGAGCTTGGCATCTATCCGAAAGACATCATGACCAAAGAAGCGTTCGAAAACGCCATCACGGTCGTCATGGCGCTTGGCGGATCTACCAATGCCATCCTTCACTTGCTTGCGATTGCACACGCTGCGGAAGTGGATTTGACGATCGATGACTTCAACCGCCTTCAAAAAACGGTTCCACATATTGCGGACCTGAAACCGAGCGGCAAATACGTCATGCAGGACCTCCACCGCGTAGGAGGCGTTCAAGCTGTCATGAAGGTGTTATTGGAAGCGGGCTATTTGCATGGCGATTGCATGACGGTCACCGGAAAAACTGTCGCACAAAACTTGCAGGAAGCACCGAGCCTGACAGAAGGGCAAGACGTCATCATGCCGTTCGACAATCCGAAACGAAAAGACGGCCCGTTGATCGTCCTGAAAGGCAATCTATCTCCGACAGGCGCCGTCGCCAAAGTGTCCGGCGTCAAAGTCAACCGCCACACAGGACCAGCCCGCGTCTTCGATAATGAAAAAGAAGCGACTGCAGCGGTCATGGCGAACGAAATCAACGATGGCGATGTCTTGGTCATCCGTTACGTTGGCCCGAAAGGCGGTCCGGGCATGCCGGAGATGCTGTCGATTTCAGCGATCCTCGTCGGAAAAGGCATGGGCGAATCCGTTGCGCTCCTGACCGATGGAAGGTTCTCGGGCGGCACGCACGGCCTGGTCGTCGGACACATCTCACCGGAAGCGCAGTCAGGCGGCCCGATTGCCTTGCTCAAAGAAGGTGATATGGTGACGATCGATTCGGATCTGCAGGAAATCTCCATGGACGTTTCCGAAGAAGAACTTGAAAAGCGCAGAAGCGAATGGGTCGCACCACCGCTTCACCGCAAAGGCGTTCTCGGCAAATACGCGCATAATGTTTCCTGTTCTTCCAAGGGAGCCGTCACGGATTATTTGAACCGATAA
- a CDS encoding cystathionine gamma-synthase family protein has product MTNKKIHQSTQAVWGGEKDYLAHGASQVPVVLSVAYTYDDMDEWYDVAIGKKKGHIYGRNTNPTVQAFEDKVKLLEGAEAATSFSTGMAAISNTLATFLVPGDRIVSIKDTYGGTNKIFTEFLPRQQIDVALVDTGDHEAIEAELKKGCKILYLETPTNPTVKITDIARMAKAGHAVGALVIIDNTFGTPINQNPLEDGVDLVLHSATKFLGGHADALGGVLVGSHELVEQVYHYREINGATMDPMAAYLLLRGMKTLHLRIREQSKNAMVLAKYLQTKDIVEDVFYPGLETHPNHDIAKRQMKGFGGMLSFSVKGGVDTVRDLLPKLEYANRAANLGAVETTVGPARTTSHVECTPEERAAMGIPEGLIRVSCGIEEIEDIINDFEQAFQHVETVMNV; this is encoded by the coding sequence ATGACAAACAAAAAAATCCATCAATCCACACAAGCGGTCTGGGGCGGAGAAAAAGATTATCTGGCACACGGGGCATCGCAAGTACCGGTCGTCTTGAGCGTCGCCTATACGTATGACGATATGGATGAATGGTACGACGTCGCGATCGGCAAGAAGAAAGGACATATTTACGGGCGTAATACGAACCCTACGGTCCAGGCATTCGAAGACAAAGTGAAATTGCTAGAAGGCGCAGAAGCGGCGACCAGCTTCTCGACCGGCATGGCGGCCATCAGCAATACGCTTGCGACCTTCCTCGTGCCGGGCGACCGCATCGTGTCGATCAAAGATACGTACGGCGGGACGAACAAGATTTTCACGGAATTCCTGCCGCGCCAACAGATTGACGTCGCGCTCGTCGATACCGGAGACCATGAGGCGATCGAAGCAGAACTCAAAAAAGGCTGCAAGATCCTTTATTTGGAGACGCCGACCAATCCGACTGTCAAAATCACGGACATTGCACGTATGGCAAAAGCAGGTCACGCAGTAGGCGCGCTGGTCATCATCGACAATACTTTCGGCACGCCGATCAATCAAAACCCATTAGAAGATGGTGTCGACCTCGTGTTGCACAGCGCGACCAAATTCCTCGGGGGACACGCGGATGCACTCGGCGGTGTATTGGTCGGATCACATGAACTGGTCGAACAGGTTTATCATTACCGCGAAATCAATGGCGCGACGATGGATCCGATGGCGGCCTATTTATTGCTCCGGGGCATGAAGACCTTGCATTTGCGCATCCGTGAACAAAGCAAGAATGCTATGGTTCTCGCCAAGTACCTACAGACAAAAGACATCGTCGAAGACGTCTTTTACCCAGGGCTCGAGACGCATCCGAACCACGATATCGCGAAACGCCAGATGAAAGGCTTCGGCGGCATGCTGAGCTTTTCCGTAAAAGGCGGCGTCGACACTGTGCGTGACCTGCTGCCGAAACTCGAATACGCGAACCGTGCCGCAAACTTAGGGGCGGTCGAAACGACAGTCGGCCCGGCACGTACGACGAGTCATGTAGAGTGCACGCCGGAAGAACGCGCCGCGATGGGCATCCCGGAAGGCTTGATCCGCGTCTCGTGCGGCATCGAGGAAATCGAAGACATCATTAACGATTTTGAGCAGGCATTCCAGCACGTCGAAACGGTGATGAACGTCTAA
- a CDS encoding M24 family metallopeptidase produces the protein MSFGTAEYQGRIRKTKQQMAEKGIEVLLITDPANMNYLSGYDAWSFYVHQMLIVIEDEDQPLWVGRIMDANGAKITTWLYHDNIIPYPEIYVQSQTHHPMDFVAEILTQIGQDRRSIGVEMENYYFTAKCYERLQKGLPNARFQDATLLVNWVRLVKSDTEIAYMKRAARFSEKAMAAGIEMIAEGVRECDVAARILEVQVKGTKEHGGDYPAIMPLLPTGERTAAPHLTWTDKRYKQGESVTVEIAGCYKRYHSPLARTVFIGTPDAELQHLAEVTTEGINECLAMIKPGIYLEEICATWTKTIARYGFEKEARIGYPVGLNYPPDWGEHTASIRMGDRTILEPNMAFHMIPAMWFDDSGFEVSETFRVTESGCETLANMPRGLFTKGHLIGYQGGA, from the coding sequence ATGTCGTTTGGAACAGCAGAATATCAGGGGCGTATCAGAAAAACAAAGCAACAGATGGCGGAAAAAGGTATTGAAGTGCTGCTCATCACCGACCCTGCCAATATGAACTATTTATCGGGCTATGATGCTTGGTCGTTTTATGTCCATCAAATGCTCATTGTCATTGAAGATGAAGACCAGCCCTTGTGGGTCGGGCGGATCATGGATGCGAATGGCGCCAAGATTACAACGTGGCTTTATCACGACAATATCATTCCATACCCTGAGATTTACGTGCAATCACAAACGCACCACCCGATGGATTTCGTAGCGGAGATCCTGACGCAGATCGGGCAGGACCGGCGTTCAATCGGCGTCGAAATGGAGAATTATTATTTTACGGCAAAATGCTACGAACGCTTGCAAAAAGGATTGCCGAATGCCCGTTTCCAAGATGCAACGCTGCTGGTCAATTGGGTCCGGCTGGTGAAGTCGGATACCGAAATTGCCTATATGAAACGCGCAGCTCGTTTTTCGGAAAAAGCGATGGCAGCAGGAATCGAGATGATTGCAGAAGGCGTGCGGGAATGCGATGTGGCGGCACGCATACTTGAAGTTCAGGTAAAAGGCACGAAAGAACACGGCGGGGATTACCCGGCAATCATGCCGCTGTTGCCGACAGGGGAACGCACCGCCGCGCCTCATCTGACATGGACCGATAAACGCTATAAGCAAGGGGAATCGGTGACCGTGGAAATCGCGGGCTGCTATAAACGCTATCATTCACCGCTGGCACGCACCGTGTTTATCGGGACACCAGATGCAGAACTGCAGCATCTTGCAGAAGTGACGACAGAAGGCATCAACGAATGCCTCGCGATGATCAAGCCGGGCATTTATTTGGAAGAAATATGTGCGACGTGGACCAAAACGATTGCCCGCTATGGCTTTGAAAAAGAAGCGCGCATCGGCTATCCCGTAGGATTGAATTACCCGCCGGACTGGGGCGAGCATACCGCAAGCATCCGCATGGGCGACCGCACCATACTCGAGCCGAACATGGCCTTCCATATGATTCCAGCGATGTGGTTCGATGATTCCGGTTTTGAAGTGAGCGAAACCTTCCGCGTGACGGAATCGGGCTGTGAAACGCTGGCGAATATGCCGAGGGGCTTGTTCACGAAAGGCCATTTAATCGGCTATCAGGGCGGGGCATGA
- a CDS encoding M20 metallopeptidase family protein gives MQDKDELLNAAEKMSGKFSEWRRTLHQFPELSFQEFETADFIASVLATIDGITVNRGIGVQTSVIATLGTGQEPMIALRADIDALPIDEANTCAYRSKIPGIMHACGHDAHAAILLGAASLLADYFRDKPLGGTVKFIFQPAEEMIDEESRSGSPYLLEAGAYDGAQLAIALHMCPWLSVGEVQMHDGISMANVDVFHGSILGTGGHGAYPELGSDPTWMLGLILQALHGIVPRKVSALEPAVVSVGQIHAGTASNIIPHEVQVEGTVRSYSASTRDLLEMEIRDAFALAKHLGGDYSFHYQRGEPALINDRHVNEQITKAIQKTDPSIKFIHQAFGMGGEDFAYVTQQLPGAMFFLGCSLDDGIERDLHTPHFDVDERSLPLGAAILANAVIGFFTQTGWQGEQEEQHDT, from the coding sequence ATGCAGGACAAAGATGAACTTCTGAATGCAGCGGAAAAGATGAGCGGAAAGTTCAGCGAATGGCGGCGGACGCTGCATCAATTTCCGGAGCTGAGCTTCCAGGAATTCGAGACAGCGGATTTTATCGCATCGGTTTTGGCGACGATCGATGGCATCACAGTCAACCGTGGAATCGGCGTGCAGACGAGCGTGATCGCAACGCTCGGAACCGGGCAGGAACCGATGATTGCGCTGCGTGCGGATATCGATGCCTTGCCGATCGACGAAGCGAATACATGCGCTTACCGGTCGAAAATCCCAGGGATCATGCACGCCTGCGGACACGATGCGCATGCCGCCATCTTGCTCGGAGCCGCTTCGCTTCTTGCGGACTACTTCCGGGACAAGCCATTGGGCGGAACAGTCAAGTTCATTTTCCAGCCCGCAGAAGAAATGATCGACGAAGAGTCCAGGTCAGGCTCACCGTATCTGTTGGAAGCGGGTGCTTATGACGGCGCGCAGCTGGCGATTGCGCTTCACATGTGCCCGTGGCTATCGGTTGGGGAAGTTCAAATGCACGACGGCATCAGCATGGCGAACGTCGATGTCTTTCATGGCTCGATCCTGGGAACTGGCGGCCATGGTGCGTATCCAGAACTCGGCAGCGACCCGACTTGGATGCTCGGCCTCATTTTGCAGGCGCTGCATGGCATCGTGCCGCGGAAAGTATCCGCACTCGAACCCGCGGTCGTCAGTGTCGGGCAAATCCATGCAGGAACTGCCAGCAATATCATCCCGCACGAAGTTCAAGTGGAAGGCACTGTGCGAAGCTATTCAGCCAGCACGCGTGATCTGCTCGAAATGGAAATCCGCGATGCATTCGCACTCGCGAAACATCTGGGCGGCGATTATTCCTTCCATTACCAGCGGGGAGAGCCTGCGTTAATCAATGATCGGCATGTGAATGAACAGATCACAAAAGCTATCCAAAAAACGGATCCATCTATAAAGTTCATTCATCAGGCGTTCGGCATGGGAGGCGAAGACTTCGCTTATGTCACGCAACAGCTGCCGGGGGCGATGTTTTTCCTCGGCTGTTCGCTGGATGACGGAATCGAGCGTGATTTGCATACGCCGCATTTCGATGTCGATGAGCGCAGCCTGCCGCTTGGAGCCGCCATATTAGCCAATGCGGTAATCGGCTTTTTCACGCAAACAGGTTGGCAAGGAGAACAGGAGGAGCAGCATGACACATAA
- a CDS encoding aldehyde dehydrogenase family protein: MATHVEGRKMFLAGEWVDGKQWIDVIDPQDSTLVDRVPAATKEDMEACIEAAKSGAQVAARMPVVERMQIIGKAADYIEANAEHYARTISKESSKTIREARKEVGRAVETLRLSSEEARRITGETIPFDQSPGGIGKVGYYRRFPLGIIGAITPFNDPLNLVAHKVGPAIASGNAIIVKPATVTPLSALLLAHAFSHAGLPEKILSVITGRGGEIGDVLVEHPAVRMISFTGGVETGLAITKKAGLKKVGMELGSNSPVIVLQDADLEDAVASSASGAFWAAGQNCLGVQRVYIEDRVFDSFKEQFVEQTERYIVGDKQSEMTDMGPLITEKEAQRVERLVAEALDKGATLETGGERDGAFYSPTVLTDVPEDCALAAEEIFGPVVLLYRVADLDEAIKRANAVDYGLQAGIFTKNLDHAHRAIEELEVGGVMINDSSDFRIDAMPFGGVKQSGLGREGVKFAIQEMTDTKVVCFKLG, encoded by the coding sequence ATGGCAACACATGTTGAAGGACGGAAAATGTTTTTGGCAGGTGAATGGGTAGACGGAAAACAATGGATCGATGTCATCGATCCTCAAGATAGCACGCTTGTCGACCGGGTGCCTGCCGCAACGAAGGAAGATATGGAGGCGTGCATCGAGGCAGCCAAATCAGGCGCACAAGTTGCTGCGCGGATGCCGGTCGTTGAACGCATGCAAATTATCGGGAAAGCAGCGGATTATATCGAAGCAAATGCAGAACACTATGCGCGCACCATCTCTAAAGAAAGCAGCAAGACCATTCGCGAAGCGCGAAAAGAAGTGGGCCGGGCAGTTGAAACTTTGCGCTTGAGTTCAGAAGAAGCGAGGCGCATCACCGGTGAAACGATTCCGTTCGACCAATCGCCCGGCGGAATCGGTAAAGTCGGCTATTATCGGCGCTTTCCGCTCGGCATCATCGGGGCAATCACACCGTTCAACGATCCGCTGAACCTGGTAGCGCATAAAGTCGGCCCAGCGATTGCATCGGGCAATGCCATCATCGTCAAACCGGCAACTGTCACGCCGCTCAGCGCGCTGTTATTGGCGCACGCCTTTTCGCACGCCGGGTTGCCGGAAAAAATACTTTCCGTCATTACCGGAAGAGGTGGGGAAATCGGAGATGTATTAGTCGAACATCCCGCCGTCCGGATGATCAGTTTTACCGGAGGCGTCGAGACCGGGCTTGCGATCACCAAAAAAGCAGGGCTGAAAAAAGTGGGCATGGAACTCGGATCGAATTCGCCGGTCATCGTCCTACAAGACGCCGATTTGGAAGATGCGGTGGCATCAAGCGCTTCCGGCGCGTTTTGGGCAGCTGGGCAAAACTGCCTCGGCGTACAGCGGGTCTATATCGAAGACCGCGTATTCGATTCGTTCAAAGAACAATTCGTCGAGCAAACTGAACGCTATATCGTTGGCGATAAGCAATCCGAAATGACGGATATGGGTCCTTTGATCACGGAAAAAGAAGCGCAGCGCGTCGAACGGCTGGTTGCGGAAGCGCTGGATAAAGGCGCCACACTCGAGACTGGCGGCGAACGGGACGGTGCATTTTATTCGCCGACTGTGCTCACGGATGTGCCAGAAGACTGTGCGCTCGCAGCAGAAGAAATCTTCGGCCCTGTCGTATTGCTCTATCGAGTGGCTGATTTGGATGAAGCGATCAAACGGGCAAATGCCGTCGATTATGGGCTGCAAGCCGGGATCTTTACGAAAAATCTCGATCACGCCCATCGTGCGATCGAAGAACTCGAAGTTGGCGGTGTCATGATCAACGACAGCAGCGATTTCCGCATCGATGCCATGCCGTTCGGCGGTGTTAAGCAATCAGGGCTTGGCAGAGAAGGCGTTAAATTCGCTATCCAGGAAATGACCGATACGAAAGTGGTCTGTTTTAAATTGGGATAG